A single window of Azotosporobacter soli DNA harbors:
- a CDS encoding sugar transferase: protein MKAKRIFDLLLACGALVILAPLLTITALVIKFDSSGPVIFAQRRVGCKGKLFCMYKFRTMRVGTPEVATDQLADAQRHITRSGAFLRKYSIDELPQLLNIIKGDMSLVGPRPALPSQKELVCQRSERGVDVLRPGLTGWAQVNGRDEILLAEKVKLDNEYKVRQSFSFDLYIIWLTVYSVVHGTGVKKMKTAGKVKGMDVSTKGGG, encoded by the coding sequence ATGAAGGCTAAACGAATATTTGACTTGTTATTGGCTTGCGGTGCCTTAGTTATACTGGCTCCATTGCTTACAATTACGGCACTGGTCATAAAATTTGATTCAAGTGGACCGGTTATTTTTGCGCAACGGCGCGTCGGTTGTAAGGGTAAATTATTTTGCATGTACAAATTTCGTACTATGCGGGTTGGAACTCCGGAAGTAGCTACAGATCAGTTGGCGGATGCGCAGCGGCATATTACCAGAAGCGGCGCATTTCTGCGGAAATACAGCATCGATGAATTGCCGCAATTGCTCAATATTATCAAGGGCGATATGAGTCTTGTCGGACCACGCCCGGCATTGCCCAGTCAGAAAGAATTGGTTTGCCAACGTAGTGAAAGAGGAGTAGATGTGCTGCGTCCCGGCTTGACAGGATGGGCACAGGTAAATGGAAGAGATGAAATACTACTGGCGGAAAAAGTCAAACTGGACAACGAATACAAGGTGCGTCAGTCGTTTAGTTTCGATCTGTACATCATATGGCTGACTGTATATTCTGTGGTTCATGGTACTGGCGTCAAGAAAATGAAAACGGCTGGGAAAGTCAAGGGAATGGATGTCAGCACAAAAGGAGGGGGATAA
- a CDS encoding glycosyl hydrolase family 28-related protein: MRYGKIVLLLILLVSFCGCNFNLIALKTGDSQPMLHNNAKENVHKTMIEMESFGAKGDGTTDDTVAFQTAVNSLASDKWLHIPAGTYMVDEIMLRAGAELVGDDGAVIKSRTVGKEIFHIAVDNVTLRNLIIDGDMKRKNAIKMLEANGITIENCEIRNTYGDSVESGSWAILIKGGSNIAIQDCYFHDISGPENGVQGDSVGANRAVWSWNVASMTIMNCRFEEIRGFEDGDCIQITGENGWHSDVKIQDCNFNGFYKRAIKVQTSGVKIIHNMMTAHPEADQKRNFQAAISIFAGDNLVDNNVIVLHNSRLGVDLNGRNCKVVNNMISVDEAGNNKRTAGIYVSAAASNSTVENNTICNIADAIEINKTSIGVVERKNIRQ; this comes from the coding sequence ATGAGATATGGGAAAATAGTATTGTTACTAATTTTGCTTGTAAGTTTTTGCGGTTGCAACTTTAATTTAATAGCATTAAAAACAGGGGATTCTCAGCCAATGTTGCATAACAATGCTAAAGAAAATGTACATAAGACGATGATAGAGATGGAGAGCTTTGGCGCAAAGGGGGATGGGACAACTGATGATACGGTGGCATTTCAAACAGCTGTGAACTCGTTAGCCAGCGATAAATGGTTACATATACCGGCTGGAACCTATATGGTGGATGAAATCATGTTGCGTGCTGGTGCTGAGCTAGTCGGAGATGATGGAGCTGTCATAAAAAGCAGGACAGTCGGCAAAGAAATTTTCCATATAGCTGTGGATAATGTAACATTGCGCAACCTGATCATTGACGGAGATATGAAACGAAAAAATGCAATAAAAATGCTGGAGGCCAATGGAATTACAATTGAAAACTGTGAGATTAGAAATACGTATGGAGACAGTGTAGAATCCGGTTCTTGGGCGATCCTAATAAAAGGCGGTAGCAACATTGCAATCCAGGACTGTTATTTTCATGATATCAGCGGTCCCGAAAATGGCGTTCAGGGCGACAGTGTCGGGGCCAATCGAGCAGTTTGGAGTTGGAATGTGGCATCGATGACAATTATGAATTGTAGATTTGAGGAAATACGCGGATTTGAGGATGGAGACTGTATACAGATAACGGGAGAAAATGGTTGGCATTCGGATGTGAAGATACAAGACTGCAATTTTAACGGGTTTTATAAAAGGGCTATCAAAGTGCAGACATCTGGCGTAAAGATTATTCACAATATGATGACTGCTCATCCGGAAGCCGATCAAAAACGCAATTTTCAGGCGGCTATATCGATTTTTGCTGGCGATAATTTGGTTGATAATAATGTGATTGTGTTGCATAATTCCCGACTGGGTGTGGATTTGAACGGCCGAAACTGTAAAGTCGTCAATAACATGATTAGCGTGGATGAAGCGGGGAACAATAAAAGAACAGCGGGTATATATGTTTCAGCAGCGGCCAGTAACAGCACTGTTGAAAACAATACGATTTGCAATATTGCCGATGCAATTGAAATTAACAAGACAAGCATTGGCGTTGTGGAAAGAAAAAATATTCGGCAGTGA
- a CDS encoding nucleotidyltransferase family protein, which yields MARARLKTKKLLTPELELALICSGPEVSADAKGRLAGIANGKIDWTLFLKLVMRHQLFPMIYWRYKERYLPVFPVSVVAELQKADRMNKIRTMQMTMEMTELVRGLAERGISAIVVKGIPLAQMLYQNITHRTSNDIDILVRQDELEAAKQVLEERGYEAEKEQYCLIHDALPEWIEQTQSVACFDARRKIMVDLTICLGSHGAVIPWEEIEGCIEEIIFAGQMIRVVKKEVLFLHLILHGAGHAWFRLKWLLDIAYILEKGEISWRELYRLSDKIGVSHIVNQSLLLVHEICGITLPEKIERKASNSKVAYKLAQQAMELMKISDFNPVKLGPMPPSKTYFLYKKYRFCMLHSWKQRIQYGYYEVVNLIMGIGRELSIKISG from the coding sequence ATGGCGCGTGCGAGGCTGAAAACAAAAAAGCTTTTAACACCAGAATTAGAGCTGGCTCTCATCTGTTCAGGGCCGGAGGTAAGTGCGGATGCTAAAGGGAGATTGGCGGGGATTGCAAATGGAAAAATCGATTGGACGCTGTTTCTTAAGCTAGTAATGCGGCATCAGTTATTTCCGATGATTTATTGGAGATACAAAGAACGTTATCTGCCGGTGTTCCCCGTATCTGTTGTGGCGGAGTTGCAGAAGGCCGATCGAATGAACAAGATTAGAACGATGCAAATGACAATGGAAATGACGGAGTTGGTTAGAGGTTTGGCCGAGAGAGGCATCAGTGCAATTGTCGTCAAAGGAATACCACTGGCCCAGATGCTGTATCAGAATATAACGCATCGCACATCAAATGACATTGACATATTAGTTAGGCAAGACGAACTGGAAGCGGCAAAACAAGTGTTGGAGGAGAGGGGGTATGAGGCGGAAAAAGAGCAGTATTGCTTGATTCATGACGCTTTGCCAGAATGGATCGAACAGACACAGAGCGTCGCATGTTTTGATGCACGGCGCAAAATCATGGTTGATCTTACCATTTGCTTGGGATCCCATGGAGCTGTTATACCCTGGGAAGAAATTGAAGGTTGCATCGAAGAAATCATATTTGCGGGTCAGATGATCCGAGTGGTGAAAAAAGAGGTCTTGTTTTTACATTTGATTCTTCATGGTGCAGGGCATGCATGGTTTCGCTTAAAATGGCTCTTGGACATCGCCTATATACTGGAGAAAGGCGAAATTTCTTGGCGGGAGTTGTACCGATTAAGCGATAAAATCGGTGTTAGTCATATTGTGAATCAATCTTTACTCTTGGTACACGAGATTTGTGGTATCACTCTTCCAGAGAAAATTGAGCGGAAAGCCAGCAATAGTAAGGTTGCTTATAAATTAGCGCAACAGGCTATGGAGCTTATGAAAATCAGCGATTTTAATCCGGTTAAATTAGGTCCTATGCCGCCGAGTAAAACATATTTTTTATATAAAAAATATCGATTTTGCATGTTGCATAGCTGGAAACAAAGAATCCAATATGGTTATTATGAAGTTGTGAATCTAATCATGGGTATTGGCCGAGAATTGAGCATTAAGATTAGCGGATAA
- a CDS encoding lasso peptide biosynthesis PqqD family chaperone — MKSTNSIEMDTIVVQIEGLVAADMDGEKVMLNITTGKYFGLDQVGSRIWELIETPCAVYEIIQSLRLDYEVHEETCQKDVLTFLGLLQIRGLITIV; from the coding sequence ATGAAATCGACGAATAGTATTGAAATGGATACGATTGTAGTGCAGATAGAGGGGTTGGTGGCAGCCGATATGGATGGAGAAAAGGTCATGTTGAATATTACAACAGGAAAATACTTTGGTTTGGATCAAGTTGGTAGCCGAATTTGGGAATTGATTGAAACGCCCTGCGCCGTGTATGAAATTATTCAAAGTTTACGATTGGATTACGAGGTGCATGAGGAAACATGTCAAAAGGATGTACTGACTTTTCTAGGCCTCCTTCAGATACGTGGACTTATTACCATTGTTTAA
- a CDS encoding lasso peptide biosynthesis B2 protein has translation MFKRLRQFNGLAWCEQSLIIRIVILTAAARTAILLLPFCKLSLLLGKEKSESPAMATQQEYTAAWQVGSMIERVSRYTPWQSKCLVQALVGKLLLQRLGIDATLYMGVAKDADNKMIAHAWLRCGEMIVTGSAGREQFTVVGCFASRK, from the coding sequence TTGTTTAAACGATTGCGGCAATTTAATGGTTTGGCTTGGTGCGAGCAGAGTTTAATCATCCGAATTGTGATTCTCACGGCAGCGGCCCGCACAGCCATATTGTTGCTGCCGTTTTGCAAATTGTCGTTACTGCTAGGGAAGGAAAAGTCTGAATCGCCTGCCATGGCGACACAGCAGGAATACACGGCAGCCTGGCAGGTTGGTAGTATGATTGAACGCGTGAGCCGCTATACGCCGTGGCAAAGCAAGTGTCTTGTTCAGGCCTTGGTGGGGAAGTTGTTATTGCAGCGGCTGGGGATTGACGCAACGCTGTATATGGGGGTAGCGAAAGATGCGGATAATAAAATGATTGCGCATGCTTGGCTACGGTGTGGTGAAATGATCGTCACCGGGAGTGCTGGGCGGGAACAGTTCACGGTGGTTGGTTGCTTCGCAAGCAGGAAATAA